Proteins co-encoded in one Campylobacter concisus genomic window:
- a CDS encoding PFL family protein has protein sequence MDIKNVTETISMIEEQNFDIRTITMGISLLDCIDPDINKVCDKIYAKITTKAKDLVKVGNEISAELGIPIVNKRVSVTPISIIGAATDAKDYVMIAKTLDRAAIEVGIDFIGGFSALVQKGYQKGDEILINSISQALSQTSKVCASVNVGSTKTGINMSAVRDMGRIIKETAAASRMGCAKLVVFANAVEDNPFMAGAFHGVGEADVVINVGVSGPGVVKRALEKVRGESFDVVAETVKKTAFKITRIGQLVGQMASERLGVKFGIVDLSLAPTPAVGDSVARVLEEMGLEAVGTHGTTAALALLNDAVKKGGVMACNQVGGLSGAFIPVSEDEGMIAAVRAGSLNLEKLEAMTAICSVGLDMIAIPADTPSESIAAMIADEAAIGVINQKTTAVRIIPLGREGDMIEFGGLLGRAPVMKINKASSADFIARGGQIPAPIHSFKN, from the coding sequence ATGGACATCAAAAACGTAACCGAAACGATCTCGATGATCGAAGAGCAAAATTTTGACATCAGAACGATCACGATGGGCATTAGTTTGCTTGACTGTATCGATCCTGATATAAACAAAGTTTGCGACAAAATTTACGCAAAAATCACCACTAAAGCCAAAGACCTAGTCAAAGTGGGCAATGAAATTTCTGCTGAGCTAGGCATACCAATCGTCAATAAAAGAGTGAGCGTGACGCCTATCTCGATAATCGGCGCCGCAACGGACGCAAAAGACTACGTGATGATCGCAAAGACGCTTGATAGGGCGGCTATTGAGGTTGGTATTGATTTTATAGGTGGTTTTTCAGCTTTAGTTCAAAAGGGATATCAAAAGGGCGATGAAATTTTGATAAATTCTATCTCACAAGCACTTTCTCAGACTTCAAAAGTATGCGCAAGTGTCAATGTCGGCTCAACAAAAACTGGCATAAATATGAGCGCAGTGCGTGATATGGGACGCATTATAAAAGAGACGGCGGCAGCATCTCGGATGGGTTGTGCCAAGCTTGTCGTCTTTGCAAACGCAGTCGAGGATAATCCTTTCATGGCTGGGGCATTTCACGGCGTGGGCGAGGCTGATGTGGTGATAAATGTTGGCGTTTCTGGTCCAGGAGTAGTAAAAAGAGCCCTTGAAAAGGTGCGTGGCGAGAGCTTTGACGTGGTGGCTGAGACCGTTAAAAAAACGGCGTTTAAGATCACGCGTATCGGCCAGCTAGTTGGCCAAATGGCGAGCGAGCGACTTGGGGTTAAATTTGGTATCGTCGATCTCTCTCTTGCCCCAACACCAGCTGTGGGCGACTCGGTAGCTCGTGTGCTTGAAGAGATGGGGCTTGAGGCTGTTGGTACGCATGGCACGACTGCGGCACTTGCTTTGCTAAATGACGCGGTCAAAAAAGGTGGTGTAATGGCATGTAACCAAGTGGGCGGCTTAAGCGGTGCATTTATACCAGTTTCTGAGGATGAGGGCATGATAGCTGCGGTGCGCGCTGGCTCACTAAATTTAGAAAAACTTGAAGCGATGACCGCGATATGCTCGGTTGGTCTTGATATGATCGCTATACCTGCTGACACACCAAGCGAGAGCATAGCTGCGATGATCGCTGATGAGGCGGCTATCGGCGTTATAAATCAAAAAACAACGGCCGTTCGAATTATACCTCTTGGACGTGAGGGCGATATGATCGAGTTTGGCGGCCTTTTAGGAAGAGCGCCTGTGATGAAGATAAATAAGGCCTCAAGTGCCGATTTCATCGCTCGTGGCGGACAAATTCCAGCACCTATCCATAGTTTTAAAAACTAA
- a CDS encoding ACT domain-containing protein — MKAIVTVVGKDRVGIVAGVSAKLSELGLNIDDISQTILDEFFTMMAVVSSDENKDFTALRAELNELGESLKVKINIQSSAIFDAMHTI; from the coding sequence ATGAAAGCGATCGTAACCGTAGTCGGAAAAGATAGAGTTGGCATCGTTGCTGGCGTCTCAGCAAAGCTTAGCGAGCTTGGACTAAATATAGATGATATCTCACAGACTATTTTAGATGAGTTTTTTACGATGATGGCAGTGGTTTCAAGTGATGAAAATAAGGACTTTACGGCCTTAAGAGCAGAACTTAACGAGCTTGGAGAGAGCCTAAAAGTAAAGATAAATATCCAAAGTTCCGCTATCTTTGATGCGATGCATACAATCTAA
- a CDS encoding Mrp/NBP35 family ATP-binding protein produces MLNKEEVLNRLKGVIYPGFEKDIVSFGFVKNVEIGDKITIEVEIVSSSPEVANELKTDIKRVMGSNEYVLNLIQPKIPEEKSNTQSGKNIAPQVKNFVMVSSGKGGVGKSTTTLNLAISMAKLGKKVGILDADIYGPNIPRMLGEVNTQPQVVGNKLKPILSHGVEMMSMGVLMEEGMSLIWRGSMIMKAIEQLLKDVLWSELDVLFLDMPPGTGDAQLTLAQSVPVTAGVCVTTPQVVALDDSKRALDMFEKLHIPIAGVIENMSGFICPDNGKEYDIFGKGTTEEVAKAYNTQILAEIPIEPAVRVGGDNGKPVSFYEPNSVTAKRYESAAARLWEVIENINSDGGADNSAIQPVNDGKSACSK; encoded by the coding sequence ATGTTAAATAAAGAAGAGGTCTTAAATAGGCTAAAAGGTGTTATATATCCCGGTTTTGAAAAAGATATAGTTAGCTTTGGCTTTGTAAAAAATGTAGAAATCGGCGATAAAATTACAATAGAAGTCGAGATAGTTAGCTCAAGCCCAGAAGTGGCAAATGAGCTAAAAACGGACATCAAACGTGTCATGGGCTCAAATGAGTATGTGTTAAATTTGATCCAGCCAAAGATACCTGAGGAGAAAAGTAACACTCAAAGTGGCAAAAATATCGCGCCACAAGTTAAAAATTTCGTAATGGTAAGCTCAGGTAAAGGCGGCGTTGGTAAATCAACTACGACTCTAAATTTAGCCATCTCAATGGCAAAACTAGGCAAAAAGGTTGGAATTTTAGACGCTGACATCTACGGACCAAATATCCCAAGAATGCTTGGCGAAGTAAATACTCAGCCACAAGTCGTTGGTAACAAGCTAAAACCGATACTTAGCCACGGAGTTGAGATGATGAGTATGGGCGTTTTGATGGAAGAGGGCATGAGCCTCATCTGGCGTGGTTCGATGATCATGAAAGCGATCGAGCAGCTGCTAAAAGACGTGCTTTGGAGCGAGCTTGATGTCTTGTTTCTTGACATGCCTCCAGGAACGGGAGACGCGCAGCTAACTCTAGCTCAAAGCGTACCAGTAACGGCAGGTGTCTGCGTCACAACGCCACAAGTTGTAGCGCTTGACGATAGCAAGCGTGCGCTTGATATGTTTGAGAAGCTCCACATCCCAATCGCTGGCGTCATCGAAAATATGAGTGGTTTTATCTGCCCAGATAATGGCAAAGAGTATGACATCTTTGGCAAAGGCACGACTGAAGAGGTGGCAAAAGCTTACAACACGCAAATTTTAGCTGAAATCCCTATCGAGCCAGCTGTTCGCGTGGGTGGAGATAATGGTAAGCCAGTTAGCTTCTACGAGCCAAACTCAGTCACTGCAAAACGCTACGAGAGCGCGGCTGCTAGACTTTGGGAAGTGATAGAAAATATAAATAGTGATGGCGGAGCTGATAACTCAGCGATCCAGCCCGTAAATGACGGCAAGAGTGCTTGCTCGAAGTAA
- the thiC gene encoding phosphomethylpyrimidine synthase ThiC, whose product MRDKTQMYYARRGEITQEMSYVARIEGLSENLVMDEVAKGSIIIPANINHKNLKPMGIGRKLKTKVNANIGNSSLSSDICTELRKLEICLEFGADTVMDLSTDGDLDSIRSAIIEHSSVPVGTVPMYEILKEAKEVTNITNELILEILEKQAKQGVSYFTIHAGFLREFLPLVKKRKMGIVSRGGSLSASYMSKLKRQNPFYEIFDEILEICARYDVSLSLGDGLRPGCLFDATDEAQLSELKVLGELTLRAWQKDVQVMIEGPGHVPLNQIEYNMKIEQELCHDAPFYVLGPLVSDIGAGYDHITSAIGGTMAAYHGASMLCYVTQKEHLGLPNENDVREGIVAHKIAAHAADVALGKAGAIEKDHAMSDARYAFDWNKQFELSFDPKKARELHDESLPEDAFKSAHFCSMCGPKFCAYKISKDLEKGEKC is encoded by the coding sequence ATGAGAGATAAGACGCAGATGTATTATGCTAGGCGCGGCGAGATAACACAAGAGATGAGCTATGTGGCAAGGATCGAAGGGCTTAGTGAAAATTTAGTGATGGATGAGGTGGCAAAAGGTAGCATCATCATCCCAGCAAATATAAATCATAAAAATTTAAAGCCAATGGGCATAGGTAGAAAGCTAAAGACAAAGGTCAATGCAAATATCGGCAACTCAAGCTTAAGTAGTGATATTTGTACTGAGCTTAGAAAGCTTGAAATTTGCCTAGAATTTGGCGCTGATACGGTTATGGATCTAAGTACGGACGGCGATTTGGACTCTATTAGAAGTGCGATCATCGAGCATTCAAGCGTGCCAGTTGGCACAGTGCCTATGTATGAAATTTTAAAAGAGGCAAAAGAGGTTACCAATATCACAAATGAGCTCATTTTAGAGATACTTGAAAAGCAAGCAAAGCAAGGGGTTAGTTACTTTACGATACACGCTGGATTTTTGCGTGAGTTTTTGCCGCTTGTCAAAAAGCGTAAAATGGGCATAGTAAGCCGCGGTGGCAGTTTAAGTGCAAGCTATATGTCAAAGCTAAAGAGACAAAATCCTTTCTATGAAATTTTTGATGAAATTTTAGAAATTTGTGCAAGATATGACGTCTCGCTCTCGCTTGGCGACGGTCTTCGCCCAGGATGTCTTTTTGATGCGACAGATGAGGCACAGCTTAGCGAGCTAAAGGTGCTTGGAGAGCTTACGCTTCGTGCGTGGCAAAAAGATGTGCAAGTGATGATCGAGGGCCCTGGTCATGTGCCATTAAATCAAATTGAGTATAATATGAAAATCGAACAAGAGCTCTGCCATGACGCCCCATTTTACGTGCTTGGGCCGCTTGTCTCAGACATAGGTGCAGGATACGATCATATCACGTCAGCGATCGGCGGCACAATGGCAGCATATCACGGCGCTAGCATGCTTTGCTACGTGACACAAAAAGAGCACCTTGGCTTGCCAAATGAAAATGACGTAAGAGAGGGCATTGTAGCCCATAAGATAGCAGCTCATGCCGCAGACGTCGCGCTTGGCAAAGCTGGAGCTATCGAAAAAGATCATGCGATGAGTGATGCGAGATATGCGTTTGATTGGAACAAGCAGTTTGAGCTTAGCTTTGATCCAAAAAAGGCTAGAGAGCTTCACGATGAAAGCTTGCCAGAAGATGCGTTTAAGAGCGCTCATTTTTGTTCGATGTGCGGACCAAAATTTTGTGCATATAAAATTTCAAAAGATCTAGAAAAAGGAGAAAAATGTTAA
- a CDS encoding bifunctional 2-C-methyl-D-erythritol 4-phosphate cytidylyltransferase/2-C-methyl-D-erythritol 2,4-cyclodiphosphate synthase, translating into MLDISLIMLGAGNSSRFELPVKKQWLRIGSDPLWLFATKNLSNFYTFKEIIVVSKECKYMSKFAPNYKFVDGGETRQDSLKNALELVNSEFVLVSDIARPCISSELFHKIIEAAAQADCVVPALKIADTAYLGENAIDREKVKLIQTPQLSRTALLKKALSSGEIYTDDSSAMRAIGASVWQILGDEMARKITYKEDLAKISALKEPENEVFVGNGFDVHEFEKGRPLILCGEKIDYEFGLKAHSDGDVALHALTDAILGAAGLGDIGELFPDTDAKFKDISSIYLLEEAYKRVQSVGFVLTNADITIMAQKPKISKLKSKMEANIAKALNLSQSRINVKATTTEGLGFVGRCEGIAVMASASLKFYNWKQI; encoded by the coding sequence TTGCTTGATATATCACTTATAATGCTTGGAGCAGGAAATTCTAGCCGTTTTGAGCTACCAGTAAAGAAGCAATGGCTTCGAATAGGAAGCGATCCACTTTGGCTATTTGCCACTAAAAATTTGAGTAACTTTTACACATTTAAAGAGATCATTGTCGTTAGCAAAGAGTGCAAATATATGTCAAAATTTGCTCCAAATTATAAATTTGTTGATGGCGGCGAAACCAGGCAAGATAGCCTAAAAAACGCACTTGAGCTAGTAAATAGTGAATTTGTCTTAGTTAGCGACATCGCGCGTCCTTGCATATCAAGCGAGCTCTTTCACAAGATCATCGAGGCGGCCGCTCAGGCTGACTGCGTGGTGCCTGCACTAAAGATCGCTGACACTGCCTATCTTGGCGAAAATGCAATAGACAGAGAAAAGGTAAAACTTATCCAAACACCGCAGCTCTCGCGCACAGCACTTCTTAAAAAGGCTCTCAGCAGCGGCGAAATTTACACAGATGATAGCTCGGCTATGAGAGCCATTGGTGCGAGCGTTTGGCAAATTTTAGGTGATGAGATGGCAAGAAAGATCACTTACAAAGAGGATCTTGCCAAAATTTCTGCTTTAAAAGAGCCAGAAAATGAAGTCTTTGTGGGAAATGGCTTTGACGTGCATGAGTTTGAAAAGGGCCGTCCTTTGATTCTTTGTGGCGAGAAGATCGACTATGAGTTTGGGCTAAAGGCTCACAGCGACGGCGACGTGGCACTTCATGCGCTAACTGACGCTATCTTGGGAGCTGCTGGACTTGGCGATATAGGCGAGCTTTTTCCTGATACGGACGCTAAATTTAAAGATATTAGCTCCATTTACTTGCTTGAGGAAGCTTACAAAAGGGTGCAAAGTGTGGGCTTTGTGCTAACAAACGCTGATATTACGATAATGGCGCAAAAACCAAAAATTTCAAAGCTAAAGTCAAAAATGGAGGCAAATATCGCAAAAGCTCTAAATTTGAGCCAAAGCCGCATAAATGTAAAAGCGACGACTACTGAAGGGCTTGGCTTTGTAGGCAGATGCGAAGGGATCGCCGTAATGGCAAGTGCAAGCCTTAAATTTTACAACTGGAAGCAAATATGA
- a CDS encoding response regulator → MKILIVENEIYLAGSMASKLADFGYDCEIAKSVKEALKFENFDVVLLSTTLPGQDFYPVIEKFKSSIIILLIAYINSDTVLKPIQAGAVDYIQKPFMIEELVRKIKHFEEFRNFKNEIKNYESYVNYALKEYEISSFEAKKIKFPLLLKSSKSGYSDKFIFSYVKACKLPFLFLGKACFSELEKALAKNGDELIYMTNLEELKQEEKEKILEICKKKKVAISTSDFAQKAPFDELELSGRDKNFNIDEIVTIDEYIKYIIVNYQDKFPDTELSKKLGISRKSLWEKRKKYDVSKKK, encoded by the coding sequence ATGAAAATTTTAATAGTAGAAAATGAAATTTACCTAGCTGGCTCAATGGCTAGTAAGCTAGCTGATTTTGGCTACGACTGCGAGATCGCTAAAAGCGTAAAAGAAGCGTTAAAGTTTGAAAATTTTGATGTAGTGTTACTTTCTACCACACTTCCAGGGCAAGATTTTTACCCTGTTATCGAAAAATTTAAAAGCTCTATCATCATTTTATTAATCGCTTATATCAACAGCGACACCGTGCTAAAGCCAATACAAGCGGGTGCGGTTGATTACATCCAAAAGCCATTTATGATAGAAGAGCTAGTTAGAAAGATAAAGCATTTTGAGGAATTTAGAAATTTCAAAAATGAGATCAAAAACTATGAAAGCTACGTAAATTACGCTTTAAAAGAGTATGAAATTTCTAGCTTTGAGGCAAAAAAGATAAAATTTCCACTGCTTTTAAAATCAAGCAAAAGCGGATACAGCGATAAATTTATATTTAGCTACGTAAAAGCTTGCAAATTACCATTTTTATTTTTAGGCAAAGCCTGTTTCTCTGAGCTTGAAAAGGCACTAGCCAAAAATGGTGATGAGCTAATCTATATGACAAATTTAGAGGAGCTAAAACAAGAAGAAAAAGAGAAAATTTTAGAAATTTGCAAAAAGAAAAAGGTTGCGATATCAACTAGCGATTTTGCACAAAAAGCACCATTTGACGAGCTTGAACTTTCAGGACGCGATAAAAATTTCAATATCGATGAGATCGTTACGATAGATGAATATATAAAGTACATAATCGTTAATTATCAAGATAAATTTCCTGATACAGAACTTAGCAAAAAGCTTGGAATTTCTAGAAAATCACTTTGGGAAAAGAGAAAGAAATATGACGTCAGCAAGAAAAAATAG
- a CDS encoding sulfate adenylyltransferase, translating to MTSARKNSEISINTEVFGALELIKNKILSDYDSLMDDEQIKEVSKKGYFNGEPMPYSFGFAPFGELNQNIASKLTPGQKVNLSLDGKIVGHINVAKVFKFDENMRAKNIFLANEASNDKELNLGKYGISGEFELYDESMQISKNALNDLIKEDGAKKITAVFLTADPFNRAHERLVRMTIDKADLVIIFLIRTREEKHVDYEIRKQVLDYFIQNYLPIKKVFVFALKNTTLFSSHANPTLECIAASRFGANKLVIGQNHSGIGMFFDHNEAHTILDIYKNDLNLEVIVLPELVYCNKCKTLVSTKSCPHGQHHQIKYHPDVIKELLFNGIMPPAILVRPEISALVLSKLFTNRFKDVQKLCDDLFVNSGLLENKTDRDFYEELMKLYQTSSLT from the coding sequence ATGACGTCAGCAAGAAAAAATAGTGAAATTTCTATAAATACCGAAGTTTTTGGTGCTTTGGAGCTAATAAAAAATAAAATTCTCTCAGATTATGACTCGCTGATGGACGATGAACAGATAAAAGAGGTAAGTAAGAAAGGCTATTTTAATGGTGAGCCGATGCCGTATTCTTTTGGATTTGCTCCATTTGGCGAGCTAAATCAAAATATTGCCAGCAAGCTTACTCCTGGACAAAAGGTAAATCTAAGTCTTGATGGTAAGATTGTTGGGCACATCAATGTTGCCAAGGTCTTTAAATTTGACGAGAACATGAGAGCTAAAAATATATTTTTAGCAAACGAAGCTAGCAATGATAAGGAGCTAAATTTAGGCAAATACGGCATTAGTGGCGAATTTGAGCTTTATGATGAAAGTATGCAAATAAGTAAAAATGCACTAAACGATCTAATAAAAGAAGATGGCGCTAAAAAGATAACGGCTGTCTTTTTAACGGCTGATCCATTTAATAGAGCTCACGAGCGCCTTGTTAGAATGACTATTGACAAAGCTGATTTAGTAATCATTTTTTTAATACGAACACGCGAAGAAAAGCACGTTGATTACGAGATTAGAAAGCAAGTGCTAGATTATTTTATACAAAATTATTTACCGATAAAAAAGGTCTTTGTCTTTGCTCTAAAAAATACGACTCTTTTTAGCTCACATGCAAACCCAACACTTGAGTGCATCGCTGCTTCAAGATTTGGGGCAAATAAGCTAGTCATCGGACAAAACCACTCAGGAATTGGAATGTTTTTTGATCACAATGAAGCTCATACGATTCTTGATATTTACAAAAACGACCTAAATTTAGAGGTAATCGTACTGCCAGAGCTAGTTTATTGCAATAAATGCAAGACACTAGTTAGTACCAAAAGTTGCCCGCACGGACAACATCATCAGATCAAATATCATCCAGATGTTATCAAAGAGCTGCTATTTAACGGCATTATGCCTCCAGCCATTCTTGTGAGGCCAGAAATTTCTGCACTAGTTTTAAGCAAACTCTTTACAAATCGCTTCAAAGACGTGCAAAAGCTTTGTGATGATCTTTTTGTAAATTCAGGACTACTTGAAAACAAAACTGACCGCGATTTTTACGAAGAGCTTATGAAGCTTTATCAAACATCATCGCTCACTTAA
- a CDS encoding phosphatidylglycerophosphatase A family protein encodes MQKLFLTFFGFGLLPKAPGTWGSVAGAVVAYFVLYFLSSTTLFLASILLFLVSISVIDDFEKKINSHDESFIVIDEVAGVWLAIAISGATISQLMLSLVLFRVLDIKKPSIIGRIDRNVKGGLGVMGDDMVAGFFAGIISAIIYGAAIKFGITLP; translated from the coding sequence ATGCAAAAACTATTTTTAACTTTTTTTGGATTTGGGCTTTTGCCAAAAGCACCTGGCACTTGGGGCTCGGTGGCTGGCGCTGTGGTAGCTTATTTTGTACTTTATTTTTTATCATCAACCACGCTTTTTCTAGCTAGCATTTTGCTATTTTTGGTAAGCATTAGCGTTATAGATGATTTTGAAAAAAAGATAAATTCTCACGACGAAAGTTTTATTGTTATAGACGAAGTTGCTGGAGTTTGGCTTGCTATTGCCATTAGCGGAGCTACGATCTCTCAACTCATGCTCTCGCTTGTGCTTTTTAGAGTGCTTGATATTAAAAAGCCTTCAATAATAGGTAGGATCGACCGCAATGTAAAAGGTGGCCTTGGCGTAATGGGCGATGATATGGTAGCTGGCTTTTTTGCTGGAATAATTAGCGCAATAATATACGGGGCTGCTATAAAATTTGGCATAACTTTGCCGTAA
- a CDS encoding response regulator: protein MKVQNNDIIDYLLQSGSSKTKDKKNSFDEILSLAMDKIASDAKISDKIEQFKKRITEIGAVGFISELNSNKIEEKIAQKKKELTELLGIDDPAKTQDQKNELLKIMDKILSDYRKELNVALANQVLLEKQKNLNSKSSNSVNLSSVLNELGLA, encoded by the coding sequence ATGAAGGTACAAAATAACGACATAATCGATTATCTATTGCAATCAGGCTCAAGCAAAACTAAAGATAAAAAAAATAGTTTTGATGAAATTTTAAGCCTTGCTATGGATAAGATCGCAAGCGATGCAAAAATTTCAGACAAGATTGAACAGTTTAAAAAAAGGATTACTGAAATCGGTGCAGTTGGTTTTATAAGCGAGCTAAATTCTAATAAAATAGAAGAGAAAATAGCCCAAAAGAAAAAGGAGCTAACAGAACTTCTAGGCATAGATGATCCCGCAAAAACACAGGATCAAAAAAATGAGCTGCTTAAAATAATGGATAAAATTTTAAGTGATTACCGCAAAGAGCTAAATGTAGCACTTGCTAATCAAGTTCTGCTAGAGAAGCAAAAAAATCTTAATAGTAAAAGTAGTAACTCGGTTAATCTAAGTTCTGTTTTAAATGAGCTAGGACTTGCTTAA
- the hemH gene encoding ferrochelatase: MKKALLLLNMGGANSLADVEIFLKNMFNDPYILGIKNKFLRKFVAFMITKGRLKTAKHNYEQIGGKSPICELTAKLCDKISSLQNEFDAVDFAMNYTSPFAKDVLKKYENFDEIVLLPLYPHHSQTTITSSLDDFKKAKDELGVKAKIFLCGPFYDDEIYNKIIISHINEAINNIDVSDVELIFSAHSLPQKIIDKGDVYEKHINEHVQILSKMIKDSGLNFKEINLAYQSRLGPVKWLEPSLNEILAKCKSKKALIYPLSFCIDNSETIFELVIEYAKIAKELNFSFYKVVWCPNFSDEFASFILQKAKTAKEINF, from the coding sequence ATGAAAAAGGCACTTTTGCTTTTGAATATGGGTGGGGCAAATAGCCTTGCTGATGTAGAAATTTTTCTAAAAAATATGTTTAACGACCCTTATATTTTGGGTATAAAGAATAAATTTTTAAGAAAATTTGTAGCTTTTATGATCACAAAAGGTAGGCTAAAAACGGCTAAGCATAACTACGAACAAATAGGTGGCAAATCGCCTATTTGCGAGCTTACAGCTAAGCTTTGCGATAAAATTTCAAGCTTACAAAATGAGTTTGATGCAGTTGATTTTGCAATGAACTATACTTCACCATTTGCAAAAGATGTGCTTAAAAAGTATGAAAATTTTGACGAGATAGTGCTTTTACCACTTTATCCTCATCATTCACAAACCACAATAACTTCGAGTTTAGATGATTTTAAAAAAGCAAAAGATGAGTTAGGTGTAAAGGCTAAAATTTTTCTTTGTGGACCATTTTACGATGATGAAATTTATAATAAAATCATAATCTCGCACATAAATGAAGCCATAAATAATATAGATGTAAGCGATGTGGAGCTTATCTTTTCAGCTCATTCGTTGCCTCAAAAAATTATTGATAAAGGCGATGTCTACGAAAAACATATAAATGAGCATGTGCAAATTCTAAGCAAAATGATAAAAGATAGCGGATTAAACTTCAAAGAGATAAATTTAGCCTACCAATCGCGTCTTGGGCCTGTAAAATGGCTAGAGCCCTCACTAAATGAAATTTTGGCAAAGTGTAAGAGTAAAAAGGCTCTTATCTATCCGCTCTCTTTTTGCATAGATAACTCTGAGACTATTTTTGAGCTAGTTATTGAGTATGCAAAGATCGCAAAAGAGCTAAATTTTAGCTTCTACAAGGTTGTTTGGTGCCCAAATTTTAGTGATGAGTTTGCTAGTTTTATCTTACAAAAAGCAAAAACAGCCAAAGAGATTAACTTTTAG
- a CDS encoding Gfo/Idh/MocA family protein gives MKLKIGIVGYNLVGKRHYMELRRSDKFEVCGVFDKENRDDACRAPFFDEFKKFIEVAQPQAVVLCLPQHEIVEAFCQCAKYCQNILISRPIFKSVSELKEIKYASVVNKVRVCTGVDERFNPTIVSLKKALLKEEEIYSISIAHFRPLCEGNIINELSLCDIDLAKNLVDSEICSFFYTQANKTNTKICDNVGINIKMKNQILVSITDSFCGSLERFKIEVNAKEGVYFGDLIDYKLHRVNENGQMNLKTDPLNNEIKAQYDAFYDLCQSGESSELSSIDDAIKIKELF, from the coding sequence GTGAAACTCAAAATTGGCATTGTTGGATACAATCTAGTTGGCAAGCGGCACTATATGGAGCTGAGGCGTTCTGACAAATTTGAAGTTTGTGGAGTTTTTGATAAAGAAAATAGAGATGATGCTTGCAGAGCTCCGTTTTTTGATGAGTTTAAGAAATTTATAGAAGTAGCCCAGCCACAAGCTGTCGTACTTTGTTTGCCTCAACATGAGATTGTAGAGGCCTTTTGTCAGTGTGCAAAATATTGCCAAAATATCTTGATTTCAAGGCCAATATTTAAAAGTGTAAGCGAGCTAAAAGAGATAAAATATGCGTCGGTAGTAAATAAAGTAAGAGTTTGCACCGGCGTTGATGAGCGTTTTAACCCAACCATTGTTTCATTAAAAAAGGCACTTTTAAAAGAAGAAGAAATTTATAGCATTTCAATTGCGCATTTTAGACCACTTTGTGAGGGAAATATTATAAATGAGCTTTCACTTTGCGATATAGACCTTGCGAAAAATTTAGTAGATAGTGAAATTTGCAGCTTTTTTTATACTCAGGCAAATAAAACAAACACCAAAATATGCGACAATGTTGGAATAAACATTAAAATGAAAAATCAAATTTTGGTGAGTATTACTGATTCTTTTTGTGGTTCATTAGAACGTTTTAAAATAGAAGTAAATGCCAAAGAAGGTGTTTATTTTGGCGATCTTATTGATTACAAACTTCACAGAGTAAATGAAAATGGTCAGATGAATTTAAAAACCGATCCTTTAAACAATGAAATAAAAGCCCAATATGATGCCTTTTATGATCTTTGTCAAAGCGGCGAAAGTAGCGAGCTTTCAAGCATTGATGATGCGATAAAAATCAAAGAGCTATTTTGA